One Leopardus geoffroyi isolate Oge1 chromosome B1, O.geoffroyi_Oge1_pat1.0, whole genome shotgun sequence DNA window includes the following coding sequences:
- the NWD2 gene encoding NACHT and WD repeat domain-containing protein 2 isoform X2, with the protein MILDAAIEAKLETKLLEEWYCRDENSVPAAYYLRPKSEMLQSNKNAMQPSAKANNEKTWQEISDEIKKIFKAAVKLLHEKGKMKYSQAKRYLFSAIEDEFDFALGKQTPAFLKKCVCYIRKIANIERFVKIPEMGKYMDITGAEPRIMRDAEAQEKLIKLRDEFIPTIVASSNLRVYTSVTHCDMKLGYSQEIENHYIEGLGKQFYEDMIDIIQATVQQNFDTETDTLYDEILQHSSLCKTYASFYEYKCESLNIVHKYVLPSKTGHINPLVIYGGPCTGKTLLLAEVAKKAYGWLHEDTGPESDPVVVVRFLGTTDMSTDLKTLLLSVCEQLAVNYRCLVQSYPKKIHDLRDLFINLLNESSLQRPLVIIFDALEQLSEGDEARKLWWLPAHLPRFVRIVLSTLPNRHGILQKLRCLIHEEANYIELIPRDRKMCSQVLKHQLLRVKRKVTSGQQIYVNNAFSKCTLPMFVNLTFREVRHWRSHKDVDESSLCVTVHESIEQLFWSLEKKCGQKLVSRALGYITMAKMGLSEMELEDVLALDNSVMNELNENARPSNPLRVPYLYIARLKEGLSGYLIERHVKNVTLLVWANRHLQLIAQKLYLQDDSDLREMHTILADYFLGVWSGGRRKAFCLEDPYLNGCLDLESRSLLEEEKHFMEQASFDRQAPDQPWVFQCNPLEPDIFFVNHRKMSELLHHLTRCGKTEDLLYGIIMNFSWLYTMIKIGQFDKVLSDIELAYTYSQEKELKFLASTLRGIKNKVTAFPGSLSAELQQRLLPVVSSLPKLRHLLLECDKDGPKYCSIVPLHSSMDVTYSPERLPLSSSHLHVTEILPTCNPSTVLAALENGSISTWDVETRQLLRQITTAQSVILGMKLTSDEKYLVVATTNNTLLVYDNVNSCLLSEVEIKGTKHGSGSTYINGFTLSVNHALAWLEASKDVTVIDLLYGWPLYQFHCWYEVTCVQCSLDGMYAFCGQYLNTTTIFHLGSGEKLCTVTSEFSGGFVKFLLILDTAQEMVMVDSEGSLSVWNTEDISSPQLTDDFDCRREDSEVVSIELSEDQNAILICKALSIELLDTGMWKVAEKFRAKHNERFISAVLSKNGDCIIATMENTSAVFFWRRDTGQCMASLQEISGTIVKLVKSSHHNMLLSLSTSGVLSIWDIDIITAMSNIDKTGKPIQSLVLPARGEIIYSLDGSDCVHKWNFSSGFLEAVFKHEGIVEHCVLTSSGDVMVTSDDKSSQYVWHTSSGENLFRINGQRISQLLITHNDQFVVSLCEENASRVWRLATGHRVCNILTTLQNAFITSANTFVVGMTKSKVLAVSLWTGSITKKFCCEDGTTIVSFKLIPDCPDIIVFITSAETVNIWSLTDEVICRRVQLPNNFLKNLEDFEISPNGKLGIISRGDDNINVLDLHSGKLRVVHASGVIWRQRLSRDGRYLVYICFRNGEEEDENGVISSLIVMRLADGKIIGACSLYKTPTFLALSQRHLNIIVGFDDGSIGIYTVVDRVDAALKIKIATSNSRQIFNNATQASRPKCSSYCFKVSVDCLWRESTEVFARDSPITVSDSTEPNEATPSKKHNPCCDRGCSALESRGHSYAPDN; encoded by the exons CGATAGAGGACGAGTTTGACTTTGCTCTAGGAAAGCAAACTCCAGCATTCCTAAAGAAGTGTGTCTGCTACATTCGGAAAATTGCTAACATTGAACGTTTTGTGAAAATCCCAGAGATGGGAAAGTACATGGATATAACTGGAGCAGAACCAAGGATTATGCGGGATGCAGAAGCCCAAGAGAAGCTGATAAAACTCAGGGATGAATTTATTCCTACCATTGTTGCGTCATCTAATCTGAGAGTGTACACATCGGTTACTCATTGCGACATGAAACTGGGATATtcccaagaaatagaaaatcattacATAGAAGGACTCGGTAAGCAATTTTATGAGGACATGATCGATATAATTCAGGCAACCGTTCAACAGAATTTTGACACCGAAACTGACACGCTCTACGATGAAATCCTCCAGCATTCGTCATTATGTAAGACATACGCCTCCTTCTATGAGTACAAATGTGAGTCTCTCAACATAGTGCATAAATATGTTCTTCCGAGCAAAACTGGGCACATCAACCCTCTCGTCATATACGGCGGACCATGTACCGGGAAGACCCTCCTGCTGGCTGAGGTGGCAAAGAAG GCTTATGGCTGGCTACATGAAGACACAGGACCAGAATCTGACCCAGTAGTCGTCGTGAGATTTCTAGGAACCACAGACATGAGTACTGACCTTAAGACTCTCCTTCTAAGCGTTTGTGAACAATTGGCAGTTAACTACCGGTGTCTGGTTCAAAGCTATCCTAAGAAAATCCATGACCTTCGTGACTTATTTATAAACCTTTTGAATGAGTCTTCATTGCAGAGACCTCTAGTAATAATATTCGATGCCCTAGAGCAGCTCTCAGAGGGCGATGAGGCCAGGAAGCTTTGGTGGCTCCCAGCTCACCTTCCCCGCTTTGTTCGAATAGTCCTGTCCACACTGCCCAATAGACATGGAATCTTACAGAAACTGAGGTGCCTTATCCACGAAGAAGCCAACTACATCGAGCTGATTCCCCGGGACAGGAAGATGTGCAGCCAGGTCCTCAAACACCAGCTGCTGCGGGTCAAAAGGAAGGTCACATCAGGCCAGCAGATTTATGTGAACAACGCATTCTCCAAGTGCACGCTGCCCATGTTTGTGAACCTGACCTTCAGGGAGGTGAGGCATTGGAGATCGCATAAAGACGTCGATGAGTCCTCCCTCTGTGTCACCGTTCATGAAAGTATTGAGCAGCTATTCTGGTCCTTGGAAAAGAAGTGTGGTCAGAAACTGGTCTCTAGGGCTCTTGGTTACATCACCATGGCCAAAATGGGTTTGAGTGAAATGGAACTGGAGGATGTGTTGGCCCTAGACAACAGTGTCATGAATGAGCTCAATGAGAACGCTAGGCCCAGCAATCCCCTGAGAGTACCTTATCTGTACATCGCGAGGCTCAAGGAGGGTCTCAGCGGATACTTGATAGAAAGACACGTGAAGAACGTCACACTCCTGGTCTGGGCCAACAGACACCTGCAGCTCATAGCCCAGAAGTTGTATCTGCAGGACGACAGTGACCTGCGTGAAATGCACACCATCCTGGCAGACTACTTCCTGGGAGTCTGGTCAGGGGGCAGGAGGAAAGCTTTCTGCCTCGAAGACCCCTACTTGAATGGCTGCCTTGACTTGGAGAGCAGAAGCCTGCTGGAGGAAGAAAAGCACTTCATGGAACAGGCCTCCTTTGACAGACAGGCTCCAGACCAGCCCTGGGTTTTCCAGTGTAATCCCCTGGAGCCGGACATCTTTTTCGTCAATCATCGGAAAATGTCTGAGCTCTTGCACCACCTGACAAGGTGTGGAAAAACCGAAGACCTGCTTTACGGAATCATCATGAACTTCAGCTGGCTTTACACCATGATCAAAATCGGCCAGTTCGACAAAGTGCTTTCAGACATCGAGCTGGCTTACACCTACTCTCAAGAGAAGGAGCTGAAGTTCCTGGCGAGCACTCTCCGTGGCATCAAAAACAAGGTCACTGCATTTCCGGGCTCCCTTTCAGCAGAGCTTCAGCAAAGACTGCTGCCTGTCGTGAGTTCCCTGCCCAAACTTAGACACCTCCTTTTAGAATGTGACAAAGACGGGCCCAAATATTGCTCCATTGTGCCGTTACATTCATCCATGGACGTGACATATAGCCCGGAGCGTCTTCCTTTGTCATCTAGTCACCTGCATGTCACCGAGATTCTGCCCACCTGTAACCCGAGTACTGTCCTTGCAGCTTTAGAAAATGGTTCCATCAGCACGTGGGATGTGGAAACTCGTCAGCTGCTCAGGCAAATCACCACAGCCCAGTCTGTCATCCTGGGCATGAAACTCACCAGTGACGAGAAGTATCTTGTGGTGGCTACGACAAATAACACCTTGTTGGTTTATGACAATGTGAATTCTTGTCTTCTGTCTGAAGTGGAAATCAAAGGGACCAAGCACGGAAGCGGCTCCACCTACATCAATGGATTTACCCTGTCGGTGAACCACGCCCTTGCGTGGCTTGAAGCCAGCAAAGATGTCACTGTCATCGATCTGCTCTACGGATGGCCCCTTTACCAGTTCCACTGCTGGTACGAAGTGACCTGTGTCCAGTGCTCTCTGGATGGCATGTATGCTTTCTGTGGACAGTACCTGAACACCACTACCATATTTCATTTAGGGAGTGGAGAAAAGTTATGTACAGTGACATCTGAATTTTCCGGTGGGTTTGTGAAGTTTCTTCTTATCTTGGACACGGCTCAAGAAATGGTAATGGTGGATAGTGAGGGAAGCCTTTCTGTTTGGAATACTGAGGACATTTCCAGTCCCCAGCTGACTGACGACTTTGACTGCAGAAGAGAAGACAGCGAGGTGGTCAGCATAGAACTTTCAGAGGACCAAAACGCAATTCTGATCTGTAAAGCCCTCAGCATCGAGCTCTTAGATACTGGCATGTGGAAGGTGGCTGAAAAGTTCAGAGCTAAGCACAATGAACGCTTTATATCTGCTGTGCTGTCCAAGAATGGAGACTGCATCATCGCGACCATGGAAAATACCTCAGCTGTGTTTTTTTGGAGGCGGGACACGGGACAATGTATGGCAAGCTTACAGGAAATCTCAGGGACCATTGTCAAGTTGGTGAAATCTAGTCACCACAACATGCTGCTATCTTTATCAACCAGTGGTGTTCTTTCCATCTGGGATATAGATATAATCACGGCTATGTCCAACATAGATAAGACTGGGAAGCCCATCCAAAGCCTGGTGTTACCTGCTAGAGGGGAAATCATTTATTCCCTCGATGGCTCTGATTGTGTCCATAAGTGGAATTTCAGCAGTGGGTTCCTTGAAGCAGTGTTTAAGCATGAAGGAATAGTCGAACACTGCGTGTTGACATCCTCTGGAGATGTAATGGTGACCTCAGATGACAAAAGCAGCCAGTATGTCTGGCACACCAGCAGTGGCGAAAACCTCTTCCGAATTAACGGGCAGAGAATATCTCAGCTGCTAATTACACACAATGACCAGTTTGTGGTCTCTCTGTGTGAGGAAAATGCCTCCAGGGTTTGGAGACTGGCCACAGGCCACAGGGTCTGCAACATTTTGACCACTTTGCAGAATGCCTTTATCACCTCAGCGAATACCTTCGTGGTGGGAATGACCAAAAGCAAAGTGCTGGCGGTCAGTCTCTGGACCGGAAGCATCACCAAGAAATTTTGTTGTGAAGACGGCACGACCATTGTAAGTTTTAAATTGATCCCTGACTGTCCTGACATCATTGTGTTTATCACATCGGCCGAGACCGTGAATATCTGGAGTCTGACCGATGAGGTGATCTGTCGCCGTGTGCAGCTTCCCAACAACTTCTTGAAAAATCTGGAGGATTTCGAAATTTCTCCCAACGGAAAGCTAGGCATTATATCCAGGGGAGACGACAATATCAACGTACTGGATTTACACAGCGGTAAGTTACGGGTGGTTCACGCCTCTGGGGTCATCTGGCGGCAAAGGCTGTCTCGAGATGGTCGCTACCTGGTATACATTTGTTTCCGAAACGGGGAGGAAGAGGACGAGAACGGCGTGATATCCAGTTTGATTGTAATGAGACTGGCTGACGGCAAAATTATCGGTGCTTGTTCCCTTTACAAAACGCCAACTTTTCTTGCCCTCTCACAGAGGCACCTGAACATCATAGTGGGTTTTGATGATGGCAGTATAGGGATATACACAGTGGTCGACCGTGTGGATGCTGCACTGAAAATCAAGATCGCCACGTCAAATAGCAGGCAGATTTTCAACAACGCGACACAGGCCTCCCGGCCGAAGTGTAGCAGTTACTGTTTCAAAGTGTCTGTGGATTGCTTATGGAGAGAGTCTACTGAGGTCTTTGCCAGAGACAGTCCCATCACGGTGAGCGACTCCACTGAGCCCAATGAGGCGACACCCTCCAAGAAACACAATCCCTGCTGTGACCGCGGGTGCTCCGCCCTGGAATCCAGGGGCCACAGCTATGCCCCCGACAACTGA